One region of Anaeromyxobacter paludicola genomic DNA includes:
- the treZ gene encoding malto-oligosyltrehalose trehalohydrolase, whose translation MRPPLHGTETLPGSTRFQVWAPRLDRLSIRLERREVPLARSPDGWFGAEVPGVAPGARYVLVLPDGRTRPDPASLRQPDGVHGPSQVFDPGAFRWTAGGWRGLPLEALTFYELHLGTFTSEGTLDAAAARLPELVDLGVSCVELMPVQPFPGDRNWGYDGVELHAVHEGYGGPEALQRFVDRAHGLGLAVCLDVVYNHLGPEGNYLAELGPYFTSRHRSPWGDGLNYDGEDARPVRDFMLEAAVRWARDYRVDALRLDAVQAIQDDSPRHLVGELCDRVAEVSRETGRQIHVIAESDLNDRKVVEPGPGGWGACAAWADDLHHALHALLTGERGHYYADYGRPEDVQRALLQGFVYQGQRSEFRKRPFGTSTEGLLPLRFVACLQNHDQVGNRPFGERLTALVPWEALAPAAAILILGPALPLLFMGEEYGESRPFLYFTSHGDPALARAVSEGRKKELIAVAAGRPIPDPQDPQTFEQSRLTHRRSGRHGALREVYRQLLAVRRRHAAAIGAHWPEVARDGRAFTVRRPGLTLRANLGPEPAGGMPGWGWGVEEG comes from the coding sequence GCGCCGAGGTGCCGGGCGTCGCGCCCGGCGCCCGCTACGTGCTCGTGCTGCCCGACGGACGGACGCGCCCCGACCCGGCGTCCCTGCGCCAGCCCGACGGCGTGCACGGACCGTCACAGGTCTTCGATCCCGGCGCGTTCCGCTGGACCGCCGGCGGCTGGCGCGGGCTGCCCCTGGAGGCGCTCACGTTCTACGAGCTCCACCTCGGCACCTTCACCTCCGAGGGCACGCTCGACGCGGCGGCGGCGCGCCTGCCGGAGCTGGTGGACCTCGGCGTGTCCTGCGTCGAGCTCATGCCGGTGCAGCCGTTCCCGGGGGATCGGAACTGGGGCTACGACGGCGTGGAGCTGCACGCGGTGCACGAGGGCTACGGCGGCCCGGAGGCGCTGCAGCGCTTCGTGGACCGGGCCCACGGGCTCGGCCTCGCCGTCTGCCTCGACGTCGTCTACAACCACCTCGGCCCGGAGGGGAACTACCTCGCGGAGCTCGGTCCCTACTTCACCTCTCGCCACCGCTCGCCGTGGGGCGACGGCCTCAACTACGACGGCGAGGACGCGCGGCCGGTGCGCGACTTCATGCTCGAGGCGGCGGTCCGCTGGGCGCGGGACTACCGGGTGGACGCGCTCCGGCTCGACGCCGTGCAGGCCATCCAGGACGACAGCCCCCGGCACCTCGTGGGCGAGCTCTGCGACCGGGTGGCGGAGGTCTCGCGCGAGACCGGGCGGCAGATCCACGTCATCGCGGAGAGCGACCTCAACGACCGGAAGGTGGTCGAGCCCGGCCCCGGCGGCTGGGGCGCGTGCGCGGCGTGGGCCGACGACCTGCACCACGCGCTCCACGCGCTCCTCACCGGCGAGCGGGGCCACTACTACGCCGACTACGGGCGGCCGGAGGACGTGCAGCGGGCGCTGCTGCAGGGGTTCGTGTACCAGGGGCAGCGCTCGGAGTTCCGCAAGCGGCCGTTCGGGACCAGCACCGAGGGGCTCCTCCCGCTGCGGTTCGTGGCCTGCCTGCAGAACCACGATCAGGTGGGGAACCGGCCCTTCGGCGAGCGGCTCACCGCGCTCGTGCCCTGGGAGGCGCTCGCGCCCGCCGCCGCGATCCTGATCCTGGGCCCGGCGCTGCCGCTCCTCTTCATGGGCGAGGAGTACGGCGAGTCGCGGCCGTTCCTCTACTTCACCAGCCACGGCGACCCGGCGCTGGCGCGGGCGGTGTCGGAGGGGCGCAAGAAGGAGCTCATCGCCGTCGCCGCCGGGCGGCCCATCCCCGATCCGCAGGACCCGCAGACCTTCGAGCAGAGCCGGCTGACCCACCGCAGGTCGGGCCGGCACGGCGCGCTCCGGGAGGTCTACCGGCAGCTCCTCGCCGTCCGCCGCCGCCACGCCGCCGCGATCGGCGCCCACTGGCCGGAGGTGGCGCGCGACGGGCGGGCCTTCACGGTGCGGAGGCCCGGGCTCACCCTGCGCGCGAACCTCGGGCCCGAGCCGGCGGGAGGGATGCCGGGGTGGGGCTGGGGGGTGGAGGAGGGGTAG